agccccacattgggctccatgtttgggattctctctctccttctctctctgttcctcccctactggcacactctctctcaaagtaaataaataaacatttatttatttatttatttatttatttatttatttatttattttaatgaatctttatttacttattttaataaatgtttatttaaaactttttttaatgtttactttatttttgagagagagagagagagagacagaacacaagcagaggaggggcagagagagagggagacacagaatctgaagcaggctccaggctctgagctgtcagcacagagcctgacgtggggctcgaactcccaaaccgcaagatcatgacccttTCAAGTTTACACATGCTATTATGGCCACTACTTGAAAAGTGCCTCCAGCACCTTCACAGAGCATTGCACATAGTAGGCTCCTTTACCTTCCTcagagaccttccctgaccatcccATCTAACTCCATACATAACCCCAGTCACTAACCCCTTACCTGCCTTACTTTCTTCCAACTTTCAGAGCGTTAATCATTATCTAAACATGTATTACTTGGTGGCGTACCTGTTTATCCTTTCATCTCAGCTAGAATTTAAGCCCTGTCAGGGCAGAGCATTTCCTGCcatatcctcagtgcctagaacagtgtgtAGTATGTGGTGGGTACTCAAATACTTAGTGACTAGATCATCTCTCCTCCTATGGGTGCTTCGGTCACAGCACTTAACACGCCGTTTGTATCATCAAAGTCTAGGCTCTGTTGGTTATGAAGCAACGGACACAAACTAGGGACAAGGGACACGAGGGacaagggaaggggcaggaatcACCGAGAAGGCCTCATGGCAAAGTGGAACTTGGCTGGGGCCGAGGCATTTCTACCCAGCTCCCGGGCCATCGTCTTTTATGTTTTGCTCCCTAAGCTGCAACTCCATCCTCCTTGTCCTGTGTTTACTCAGCTCACCTATGACCCAACATATGCACCGGCCCTGCTGGCTTCTCAACATCCAAGAGTCTCCCTCAGTTAAAAGTAAGAATTTGCAGGCCGCTGGTTAGCTTTGGGCCAGCTGTCTATCTCTTGACCCAACTAGTTGTAACCttggggatggagagggaggcacaagGGAGGAGTGTCTAGCACGCTTCCTAGAATCTCAGGACAACCAAAGCTGCCTGGCATAAACCATCCCCTCCAGAGATAGCAAATCATGCCACTTCTCCCAAACATACCTTCCTCTTTATCGACTCCCTTGTATTGTTTTTCCTgcctgaaatgtattttcttcaaagCCCAGCTTcggtacattcacagtgttgtgcagccatcaccattgattccagaacatttcatcactacagaaagaaaccccatacccatcaGCAGccactccacatcctcacccccaccccagccccaagcAACCACTCATGTTTTCCATTCTCTCGGGTACATATCTAGAACTGGATATTGGATACATTGCAATTGCCGGGTTATATGGCAactctaactttttgaggacctgccAGACTGTTTTCAAAAGAGGCTGCACCACACTGTCCATCCCCATCAGCAAGGTATGAgggctccagtttctccacacTCTTGCCAGGACTTGTCACTGTCcaccgttttttttttgttgttttttttttttttaagccatccTAGTGGACGTCAAGTGCTACCTCATGCAACAGCCTTTTCTACCTCACACGTCAAAGCCCAGTTCAAATGTGACCACCATGGAACTTCCTAACCTGCTCCAGGCCAGATTGTCACTCATTCTCCATAATACCATCATTTATCTATTGATCTATTACCATTCCTGAGCACCCGgtacatgccaagcactgttctaggtgaaGATACAGTGAACGAAACCAAAAATCCCTGTGCCCTGTGGAGCtggcagaaagagacaaagtttGTGAAATGGTTGTTAAGGGCTAAAGCATAGCCACACAGAATAtgccaatggggggggggggagggcaattCTAAAGTGAAAGTCATGGAAGTTCTCACTGAAGTTAAGTTGAGCAGGAATTGAAATTGTCTGAACTATGGAACATCCATGAGAGATGTCAAGTAGGTTTTGAATAATGGGTCTGGAGTCCAGAGAATAGAGTCCAGGTAGATAAAGCAGAGGTGGAGATCATGAAGAACCAGAACCTCAGACTAAGGTGTGGCTGCTAAACTAGGTGAAACCTCAGAGTATGAGATCTGTCCTAGAAAGCAAAACtctgtgttcattttctattgcAGTTgttaacaaattaacacaaacttagtggcttaaaacaacataaatctaTCATCCTACATTCTGTAGGATGTCCTACATGGGCCTAAATCATGGGCAGGCTGAGTTCCTCTTTGAAGACTCTAAAAGAGAacgtttccttgctttttccagattCTGGAGGCCCCCTTCCTCTATCTTCCAAGACAGCGACACTGCATCTCTCGGACCATTCTTCCTTAGTCCCATCTCCTTCTGATCTCAGCCAGGGAagattctctgcttttaaggactcACGCAATTAGACTGGACTCATCTAGATAATCCAAgacaatctccccatctcaagatccttaaccaCAGTCAGAAGTCCTTTTTACCATGcaacatatttacaggttccagggatttaGAGTATGAACATGGGGTAGTGGGTTGGGAGGCATTACTCCTCCTACCACAATAAATGAAAGCATTTCAAAGAGTGATTAACTATGTCATATGCTAACATgtcaaaaaaaagttaaggatTAAGAACTGACCAttggactggggcgcctgggtgactcggtcagttaagcgttcgatgtcagctcaagtcacgatctcgccgttcttgagttcgagccctgcgttgggctctgtgtggacagctcagagcctggagcctgcttcggattctgtgcctctctctctcaaaaataaacattaaaaaaaaaaattgaccactGGATTAAGTACCACAGAGGTTCTAGTGATCTTTACACGGGCAGTTTCAGTGGAATCAAAATCTTCATTGGAATGGGTTCAAAAGACAAAAGTAGAGTGCACTGTTACATAACTCTTTTGAGTTTTGCTATAAAGAGCAAAGGGGATGAGTGTGGGTCAAACAGGATTTTAACATGGAAGAAATAATAGTACATTCAAAGGCTGACGGGAGTGATCTAGCAGAGGTAAGTTAATGAACAGAAGGAAGAATGGCTGGATCTGGGCCCTTTGAACAGTGATGGAATCTAGTACACAAGTGTTAGAGCTTGCCTGAAGAAGGGCCAGGACAATCTGTCCATACAACCAAAGGAAAGACTAAGCATACAAGCAGAGATGCATGTAGGTAAGTAGAGACGCCATCAGGCAGGAGCCTGCGGAAATTtccttgtttctattttcttagtcTGGGCGGGGGAGGCCGCAAActgagagaagggggaaagaattAACATTTAAGTGTTCTCGAGGAAAGTCAAGGagtaaataaatcaaagagagaaatgaagcagGATTGTCAGACGGTACTAAGGTCTATCTAAGGTCACGACTTTAAACACAGACACGGAGTCAGCGTGTCCAGTTGCACAAGTGCACACGTGCAAATAAGGGGGCGGACTGAACTTCACCAAAAATGGAGCCAGGcaagtaaaatgaagaaagagatgCGGCAGGGCAATTTGCCATGTAGCCAAGTGAATGGAACAACAGCCCACTGAATGGAAGCTAGATAATGAAGACCAGAAGGTGGGAACTTTAAAACAGGGAGGAGGCTCAATGAACTTTAAGTCACACAGTACTGTATCTGCTTACTCTGTTCTTAACATCTACAGATCTAACTCCTCTCCTAAACTAAGGTCCTCACAGTGCGAACAGTGTCTTGTCTTCTCGTCCTTAGTACCGTAGCAGATAAGCTTGTTttctgaatgaatggatggatgctgACCCATGGTTTGAAGGAAattccccaccccagacctaggATATATAATGTTCCTCCTTCCTTACTGTTCCGTAAGAGTTCAAGTAAAAAATTGCAATGCTTCACCAAAACCTATGGTATAAACAAATCCTTTGGTCCTAAAAGCCAGCAAGTTATTGGGAACCCACCTCTTCCCgagtagcttaaaaaaaaaaaaaaaaaaaaaaaaaaaaaaaaaatcccgtgGAATAAGATGCTGAATTCCTACAATGTTGTGTCCAAGAACTGAACCCCGAAATGTACCAGATGTATCCCAACTGCAGTTAAGTTTGCCGTATTGAACACCTGGGTGGCATGAAATctttgaacttcccagcctctaaTTATTTCACCTCCTTGCAGTAATTAGCAGGATCCAAAACAGACCTTGAGAATACTAAGTTTTCTAAGGAGACATAAATGAAATTCAACCTGGGGTGGAGAACAATACACAGACAAAGAGcatgtaaaatatgttttattgttctttaaaagGGTTCAGGGTTTGGTTTTAAATCAGGCTGCACACCTTTCATCAGTCTGACATCTCTCTCACCATGTCAAACTGGCTTCAGCTAGCAATACTTCATtaaatccaaaagaaagaaagaacttttaattttgaggaagaaaatccAGTTCTGAGAACAATTAACATTAgtatgtaatttaaaacaaaatgagggaTAATGTTTCTTGTCGCTTTATACACCCTTCTCCTCATACAGAACCAGGAATGTAATTTTCCTAACTCAGGCAGGCACTGATACTGCTGGACactgcacacacatatacacccgacacatgcgcgcgcgcgcacacacacacacacacacacacacacactccccacaaacaacaaaaatcaaagcaTGTCAAAGGGAAAAAGTTTGTTATTGTATTGATCAAAACCCTTGGAGTCAACAGACAGTCCGAGTTTAGATGGTATGCTGTTTTGATCTTGAACCTACGTTAATGGAATCTATTGTAATGTTCTGAAATAAAGAATTTTGGAGAGTACCatcatttttcactttaaaactctagaaacaatttcagaaagcattattttgttttgttttcagggatgggggaggagagaacCTACATActttcatttagttaaaaatcAGAACAACTCCGGCACAGGAAATAGGCAGTTCACATAGCCAGCCAACGTCTGAGGTATCATCAGTGTGAGACAAGGTCCCGGTCCATTCCTACTGGCCTAGCTGATCctaaaaaaaatgggaagtttATGGCTCTGCATAGCAAATTCCAGCAAGACAAGATGACCCTAAGCCTTTATTCAAATCCTTAGCAGCAGAGCACTATTAAGTAATGTTTAGATGAAGGGTGCAAGAGCCCTGGATGGTGTCCTTCAACTTGCTTTGTGAGTGCAGCCCGGTCACGACTGCTTTCTGCAAAAGAGCAGAAAAACAGCTTCTCTAGATCAGCACAATGAACGCAGCAAAGAATCTGTAAAACTGATACTACACCATTTCATCAACAACACAGTCCCTTTGCTATTCACTGGGTTGCTTTAGGTCTCTCTGCCACCCTGGATGGCCTCTGGACACATACTCACTAGGCATTGTTGGTTTTGAACcagcgattttttttttaatctcataaagAACCTAGTAAGAAAATAACAAGGCAATCAGTGGTTAAACTTAACTGTACATAGAGGGGGCAGTTTGGAAAATATGCATCACAGGCATTTCTCGAGTCCAAAATACCCCATCTTTGCTGTTAACTCCTTCCACCATTCTCAAAAATTCATAGTACGAGTAAATCCCGAATAAAAACTTCAAACTATCGGCATTCTCTGATAACATGAGACAGAAAATCAGAGTAATGCTACGACCCACAATTTTCGGTGATGTACAAAGTATGCTAACTCTCCGCCTGGACACACCTTTAGTGATGGCCTGGAGCGCTCCCCTTCAGAAAGCAAAAGTTTCTGGGATACCTACTTAGCTTCATTGgttggaaaagagaagaattcGACTCTCAGCTAAGTTCTCTGAGAAGaaagactctttttaaaatgccatttcccCACtaatttaccaaaacaaaaccaaaacaaaaggcTCCTGGCTACGTTGCCTAATGTTGAATAGggttttcaagaaaagaaactaacATGAACACCCCATCATCAGTAAAGACTAAAAACCACCTggatcatataatatatatgccactgcttttttttttttttttttttggtgttttttgtttcttttttttttgttggttttttgtttgtttgttttttctaaaagtGCCCAGGTGGGCTTAAGGCTGCCAGACTGCACACACGTCTACAGCAACAAGGGCTTCTCCTATTCCATCTACAACTTGtatcaggggtggggggtggggggatggggaaagaagagaagagaaaaatatacgcccaccaccaccaaaaagaaaaagaaagaaagaaagtcccaCAACAGGGAGACCTATGTGCCAAGCATAATGGAAAAGTGTGCTCCCCAAACAGATGGTTCTGCACAGGCTAATGTTCTGCTGGTTTTCCTTAGAGACCTagtttgaaaagttaaaaaagacaGGGGATTTTGATATAATTCAATTCTGACAGAAATTCAAACTCCAACAATTAGGAGCAAACTCATCCTTCACTGAATtaatcccttttttctttctctttttcttttcttaaacattttattcatgttatagagggatttcttttttgcttttttccaatCATTAGGAGAGTGGTTGAGGAGTACTGAATCCATCGCTACTTTGGTGACACAGTTAAGATTCCAGATTCACATTTCCAGGTACCAAGAGTTCCCTCTAAATGCACAATCAAGTCAGCCTTCGTTTACACTTCTTTCTACTGAACACAGCAGTGCCCATTGGTGTCTCTGACACGCAATCGCATCTTAGGTCGGTATTTCTCCAGGTAAAGCAGCTGTTTGGAATTGAATGCTCcccttctttttctgaaaatacaaGAATGACAAACTTTATCATGTAAAAAAGCTATCTGATTCACTGAAATGCATTATTTATGGCCTAAGGCTTTTCTAACTTCACGCTGTGAAAACCAGTATATTCCTTGTACAGTATCACTTCTTAAGAGAAGGGGCTGATGAACGACCAAGTATTAAATGAAGCAGCAGGCACAGATGGCATTCCTTGAAATATGCCACCTTCCTAGAGCTGCTACCATACATTTCATGACCTCTTGTcacagtcttttcttttctttttcttttctttcttttttttttttttttttaaagaaaaggctgAAAGGGAAAGGACAAGGTATTAACTGCCAAAGAATTCTAGACAACAAAATAACATGGCCCATTACTCCAGACTGATGCCAAGATTCTGTCTGGGCACTACCATCCCGATTTTGTGCCTGAACAGGTCACTTAAGATTCTTAAGTGATTAACTGCTCCTCTATAgattcttccttgcctcttggTCATAGCTGCACTTGAAAGGTGTTTTGGACATCCACTAAAAGAGTCACTCGATCTCTGAGACTCTACTACCTATTCATTTTAAAGATTCCTAGATATTCAAGTCATATTGGACAGATTCTTTAGCGTCCAAATTTGCCACctaacttaaaaaatctttaaatctgGGAGCCAACAGTACTGTTACAAGTTTATCACTTTTGATTTCTTCGATCAAACAATATTTTAAACCAACAAGTTACTCCATACTACAAAAGGGTACTTTCCGTAATTCCTTCTTCTTGTATGGTCTTGCTTTATGTGTTTCTGAACATAAAACTTCCTACTCACTGTCTTATAAACTGAACTGCATCTTCATACTTCATTCCACATTCAATCAAAGCAAGTGCAACCAGCACGGGTGCCCTATAGAGAGAAACGCATCTGTAAATATCCACAAGTCTTTGGaattgaaggattttttttttttaacccaggaTTACATATTACCAAAACAACACGAAGTTTGAGCTTCCCTTTTTTTCCGTGTACTAAAATAGCTATTTTCCTTATACAAATGTCTGTATCATGATAGGGTCTATGGTGTTACCCACTTTTAGTAaagcactaaattctacacctcaTTAAGAGATCTTTATTTAAAGCACCATCACATTAGATCTCAAATTTTCACATTATATGTCATCAAAAATTCTTCATTGGCCTTTAACCAGTACTGTAGCAAAATAAGTGAACAAGTGTGTCATCCATACTAAGCATCTCAGAATTTTCATTACAAATCCATTTTAATATCATTTCCTCAACAAATACTAAAAAGGTGCTACATTTCTTCAACAAAATCCTTTCTGTGAGCTACGAGAGTGTCAGAAAATTGGTATTTACAAACAGTTTTCTAtataagtatctttttttttttttttttttttttaacatctaacaAGGGACATTGAGGCCTGAGCAGGTCCCAACCTGTCCTTGGTTTGGAGATGTTATCTGCCTCATAAAGCAAAGGAGAGGGTTTGTCTTCTGGGAAGACAAAGTTGTCTCCTCTGAAAAAGCCTCCTACATAGTTGGATTTGGCATCTTCCAGGAATGGGAAGGCAGGGATTGGGGCCTAGGGAGTCTGTGTTTTCAgctgagggagagacagaagactGGATCCTGATCAGAGAGTCCAGAGTGAGATATAGTTACCTCCAGGACTCGTTACTGTGAACCCAGCTTGGGCTTCATGACAGTCACAGAAGCAGACtccttaacaataaaataatacacacaaaaaaaatctaacaagGGAAATGATGTTTGAAAATGTCTACTACCTGGGAccgcaagctggtacagccactcgggaaaacagcatggaggttcctcaaaaaactaaaaatagaactaccctacaacccagcaattgcactactaggcatttatccacgggatacaggtgtgctgtttcgaagggacacatgcaccccctaTGTTTATAGgcgcactatcaacaatagccaaagtatggaaagagcccaaatgtccatcgatggatgaatggataaagaagatgtggtatatatagacaatggagtattactcagcaatcagaaagaatgaaatcttgccatttgcaactacgtggatggaactggagggtattatgctaagtgaaattagtcagggaaagacaaatatcatatgactccactcatgaagactttaagagacaaaagagatgaacataagggaaacaaaaataatataaaaacagtgagggggacaaaacagaagagactcataaagatggagaacaaacaaagggttactggagggggcgtggggagggaggggctaaatgggtaaggggcactaaggaaatctactcctgaaatcactgttgcactatatgctaactaatgtggatgtaaatttgaaaaaataaaattaaaaaaaaattaaaaactatatatatacaaaattgcaacaagaaaaaaaaaatctactaccTGGCACCAACTTTGGACTACCTGCTAGAATAGGTACTAGTTACAAAACTGCCAAGTCCAGTTAGAACACTACCTTCACCCTCAGAATAAAGACTGAAGCTTCTGACCCTGAAGAagaaactgtaagacactgatatgaaaaaaaaggaaaacagcaaacaaaaggGCTAAGCAGAGGTAACAGCCTGAGTCACCACCACCTTGAGGCAAGAGCAGCCTGCACTAATGTTCTGAGTCAAAGTGCACGTCATAAACTGGCATTTAATCTGCTGCCGATGAGAGTGTTGCGGCACCATTCCACACAGTGCTCCAGGAAAAAGGCTTTGAAATCAACATCATTTTTCATTCTCTCTACATCTCCTTTCAGGAGTTTGAAGTTCAGCCATCTTCTCTCCACCTGTTAACTTCCCATTCATCTCAATCCAAAAGTAACCCCATATAGATTCttcaaaatctaaaattattttcattttgttgcctaTTTCAAAGTCCTAAGCCTTTGAATATGTgaaataagggggcgcctgggtggctcagtcagttaggcgtccgacttcagctcaagtcatcatctcacggtccgtgagttcgagcccagcatcaggctctgtgctggcagctcatggagcctgcttcagattctgtgtctccctctctctctgctactcaccactcacactctctcaaaaacgaataaatatttttttaaaaattgaatatgtgaaataaggagaaggaaaaaaatactgaattaagaccatattttttttaactcaaataaGCTAATTACATTGAATCAGTTTCAACACAATTTCTGAGTGATCATCTACTAAACCTATTATGGCATTAGAATCAGACAACCAATGAAACACAAAAAGCTGTCTCAAGAAATCTACACCAGTTTttgctctcatttccttttctttcaggcAATTTAATATTTAGTGTCATAAATACAAATTTCTACCAAAGTGAAGTTTTTGATAATGAATTCACAGACAAAAAAGGAAGACCTTACCTTCCCAATCCTGCAACACAATGCACTGCAACACAGCAACCTGGCTCTTCACGAAATTTGGTTTTTAACAGGTTCAGCCAATCGTCTACTATCTGATTAGGGGGTGGTGCTCCATCATCAAATGGCCAATCCTGGAAAGGAAAGATCTTTTACATTAAATTGTTATTTTCTCCAGGATAATATCTAGTGCAGAATAGCTGCATAGTACACAGCGGGGATTTAAGTGAACTAACTGTACTTTATATACCTATTCTTAATACTGCAATTCTGATCACTATTGAAAAATGATCCAAGACCAAAATTCCTTCTCAAATACATGTAGTCAGCACTGTAAACATCTAATTTTATCTTATGGAGATCTTTTATCAGAGTGATGAGAAACCAGTgttcctcaaatattttatctGAATAAAGCAGTAATTAGACATAatagagaaaactataaaaccgAGACAAAGTAAGAGAGGATAAACCCCTGTCAGTATGATGTAAGTGTCCACTCTGGCAAAGAATACCATCTGACCTATACAAATATTTTGAGGATTATCCCCTCAAATAGCTCTAAGTTATGATGTCTTTCCTTTACAGGAAGACTCTCAAGAAATCACCAGTAGTTGGCATATCGTAATAGGAATATACTACCATCTTTGtgcttatatattaaaaaaaaaaaagtagcaaatatttttaaaagttctgccTAAATTATACATATCCCATTTAACAAGCACAGTACCAGACGATAGGGTCCTGAGCAAATGGAGAACTTTTTCTTAAGTATCCCTTTCTCTTTATATTCACCAATTTgtgcatttttggttttttgttttttaagtaatctctacacccaaagtgagCTGAAACTCACAAtctcaagatcaagaattgcatgcttggggcgcctgggtggcgcagtcggtt
This Lynx canadensis isolate LIC74 chromosome C1, mLynCan4.pri.v2, whole genome shotgun sequence DNA region includes the following protein-coding sequences:
- the PTP4A2 gene encoding protein tyrosine phosphatase type IVA 2 isoform X2, whose translation is MNRPAPVEISYENMRFLITHNPTNATLNKFTEELKKYGVTTLVRVCDATYDKAPVEKEGIHVLDWPFDDGAPPPNQIVDDWLNLLKTKFREEPGCCVAVHCVAGLGRKRRGAFNSKQLLYLEKYRPKMRLRVRDTNGHCCVQ
- the PTP4A2 gene encoding protein tyrosine phosphatase type IVA 2 isoform X1, translated to MNRPAPVEISYENMRFLITHNPTNATLNKFTEELKKYGVTTLVRVCDATYDKAPVEKEGIHVLDWPFDDGAPPPNQIVDDWLNLLKTKFREEPGCCVAVHCVAGLGRAPVLVALALIECGMKYEDAVQFIRQKRRGAFNSKQLLYLEKYRPKMRLRVRDTNGHCCVQ